In Geotalea uraniireducens, the genomic window TACTTCCGGGCGTTGTTGTAGCCGCGTTCGTCGAACGGCTGCAGCTTCTCCAGCCACTGCAGCTCCAGCGCGGCGAGCAGCCGTTCGGGGTCTTCGCCGGCCGCCGGCTTCTCCAGGACTTCGAGGACGGAAAACTCGAAGCTGTCGGCGCCGTCGCGCCGCACATCCTCCTGCAGTTCCCGGTTGAAGACGGCCGTTCCCATCCGGAGCTGGAACAGCCGGCTGTTGCGCGTCCCTTCCAGGTTCGGGCTGCTTTCGACGAAGATCTTGCCATTCGCCCGGTTTCGGAGCTGGTAAATCCCCATCTCCGGCCGGTTCTGTTTGTAGACCCGCTTGATTTCGGTCCGTTTGCTCTCCTTGCCCATCGCTGCCGCCCCTTTCTGCCGTTGCGGCGGCAGCGCCGCCGGTTCCGCCCGGTCGCCCGACGCGCTTTCCCGCCAGTAGGCGCTGCCGTCGCGGCGGATCATTCCTTCGTCCACCAGCAGCCGCCGGATAGTGCAGTAGTCGTCGAACAGCGGCATGATCAGCCCGGTGACTTCCGCTTCGCTGTAGCGCCGCCCGGGCTCGAAATTGCGGGCGAACTGTTCCAGGACGATGAGCCGTTTCTTCTGCTGTGTCGGCAGCTTCTCCAGCCGGCCATGACGGAAGAAGGACTCCAGCACCTTGCGCCGGTACTCGGCCATCCGCCCATCCTGCAGTTCGTCGCCGCCCGGCAGCGCCGCGACGATCTCCCGCAGGGTGGTGTCGAAGATGGCCTCGTTCGCCTCGACGATGACGTAGTACTGTTCCTTGCGGCTGCGAATGAGGCCCGCCTGTTCCAGCTTGCGCAGGTGGAAGGAGACGGTCGACGGCGCGAGGGCGTGCCGCCTGGCAAGCTCCTCCACGTACTGGGACCGTTCGAGAAGCGATTTGACGATGGCCAGCCGGGACTGGTCCGCCAGGGCCTTCATGATGGCGATGCCTTGTTCGGGATTCATCGGTCTCTCCTGATTCGATATTTGTCGAATTAAAAAATAGCCAGTCGAGCGATGGATGTCAATCTGTTTTTATGGATATCGAAATGTTTCTGTTCTGCCGGCGATGAAGCGGCGGAGATCGCGGTCGCCGCTTGCAGCCCCAGGCGATGAAATACGTTGATAAATATCAAAAAAATCGTCGTCGCCTGGCGTCTTCGGGAAATTGGGGTATTATTATCGACACGGCTGCCGGTACCGTTCCCGCGACCGACGCTGACTTTTCCCCGCCACCACCGTTTCCTGGCTTTGCCTGCCGTCACCGCCACGGCAGGATGCAATCGAATCGGCACTCCCTCACGCCGCCGCAGCCGCCATTGGCCGTTCCCGCATTTTCCGACACAGTTGCCGGTTCCCGCTCGCAACGGAGCGCTCCGCGACCACTGACTCTTTGCTGGTGACGAGGTGCCCCATGTTTATCAACGTGATTTACACCGACAAGACCGTTGGCAAGGTGCCGACGGAGCAGCTGGAGCAGCTGATCCAGGCGGGGAGAATCTGCGCCTTCCGGCGGGAAAGCGGCTGGGTCGATGTCAGCCAGGACCGGATCAGGGGGCGCGGGACGGTGGCCGGCTACCGCGGTCCGGAACGACGGCGGGCACCGGACGCTCCGGCGCCGGTCACCGGCGCGGCCGGCAGATGAATCGGCCCGCAGGATGCTCGCGGGCAGGGCCGATCAGTAAGGAGGCGGACAGATGAGCGAATTGATCGTAGCGGGATTCAAAGGCGAATTTGCGGCGGAAGAGGTCCTTCTCAATCTGTTCAAGCTGGAACAGGTCCATCTGGTCGATCTCGAGGATGCCGCCGTGGCAGCGCGGAAGCCGGACGGCACGGTGAGGATCCGGCACAGCAATGTCCTGGTCGGGGCCGACGCCTCGGTCGGCAGCGAGGTGGGGCTGTTGATCGGCACCCTGCTGCTGAACCCGCTGATGTGCACGCTGATCGGCGGCCTGGTCGGCGCCGCCATGGGGGGGGCGACCAGGACGCTTGAGCATATCGGCGTCCAGGAAGAGTTCATCAACGATATCGCCGAAACGCTCAAGCCGAACAGTTCGGCCCTCTTCATCCTGATCCGCAGGTCGCTCCCCGACAAGGTGATCGAAGAGCTGGCCCGCTTCAAGGGGAAGATCGTGCGGACCTCCCTGTCGCCGAAAAAGGAAGCGGAATTGAAGAACATCCTCCTGGAGAACGTTTCGCTGAAGAAGGGGCCGGTGCCCCCCTCGTCCTGAAGGTCGCCGGGCGAAGGCGGGGCTGCCGAATCCCTTCTAACCGGCGGTGGTCTGAACGGCAGAGAGCCCGTGATGTCTCACGGGCTCTCTGTTTTGGTGCGCCGTTACGGCCGGTCCGGGCGCTGCCACCGGCGCGGCGGGCAAGCTAATTGCTGCGGGGTGTCAGGTCGATGGTGGTGGAGGCGCCCCACCGTTTCATGTTCCACAGGTAATCGCGCACCGTCATTTTCTTCGCCGCCGCATCCACCGAAACCACCTTGTAGATCAGCTGCGACGGATCGGTTTTCGAGACCGTCCCTTTCATCGGCGAATCGACGCTGAAGACTTTCAGGGCGATGTCGTTGTCCGGGCCGGTATAGGTGAAGGCGCCATTGATGTGGTCGTTGCCGTGGAAATAGGCGACGATGTTCCGGTGGGTTTTGAGCCAGGCCACCAGGGCGCGCTGCTCGGTCGTGCTCGGGGCATCGACGGTCATGTTACCGTTGGTGTCGGTATCCTGCGACTGATCGGTGACGAGATTCTCGAACTGGTCGGTGGCATTGATATCGTGGCTGCCATTCGGGTTGGTGAGGTGCTTGGTCTCGATATCCGGCTGATCGTGGGTAAAGAGCACCACCGGCGTGTCGGCGCCGACCCTGGCGAGGTCGCTGTCCATCCAGGCGCGGGCGGTGCTGTCCGGCCACATGGTGATGAAGATGAAGTGCACGCCGTTGATATCCTTCGAGTAGAAGATCCGGTCCTGCGCATAGCTTGCCGCGGCGGTCGCAAAGCTGGGGGTGGCGCCGGCAAAGGCGGCGTTCGTCAGCTCGCTGGCCGGCTTCATCATCAGGTTGTAGATCTGGACGTATGACGTTGCATCGAGGCCGGCGGCCGTATCGAGCGGCGCTTTGTAAAAGCCGATCGCGTTGCTGACGTCGTGGTTGCCGGGGACGATGAAGAGCGGCGACTGTTGGCCGTTTTTGTTTTTCAGGGTCAGGCCGTCGATGTAGTCTGCCTTGAACTGCGCCCATGAAACCGCCGCGGTCTGGTGGTTAGTTGCCCCTTCGGAGCGGTTGGCGATATCGCCCCCCTCGACGACGAAATCGACCGGGCCGACCTGCTGGCAGGCGGAGACACCGCCGTCGGTGCAGGGGAAGGTCACGTCCGACATGGTGTTCATCGCCCCGATCATCGCCCCGTTAACCTGGAAGCCGCTGCTGTAGCCGTTGAAGGCCGGTCGTTTGATGCCGTAATGGGCATCGGAGGTGAAGACGAACTGGGTGGTGGCGGGGGTGGTGGCGGTGGACGAATCGGAGCTGCCGCAGCCGGCCAGGGACAAGCCGGCGAGGGTCAGGGCGGCGACGAGTGCTTTCGCTGTGGCGGGACGAGAAGTCATCATCTGCTCTCCTTTTAGGGGTTAGAGATAGTGCTGCGCCAAGGGGATGAGCTACGGGCGGGACCGGGTGCTCGGGTTGTTTTAATTAAAATAACTATTCCATACGCAGGTTGCGGCTCCGTTACAGGAAAGATTGGATTGTGCAAATAATGAGAAATCAGCGAGGGCGTTGCCCGGAATGCGCCCTCTTAATGTTCCCTTAAGCAAACCCATCCATGATGGCTGCCGCATACCAACCGGCCGGGCGCTCCGGCGCCGGCCGGTACCATCAGGCGTGTCCCGTGGGGGGCGGAAGGAGTGACGGATGAAGTCGATCGGCGAATCGTTTGCGTTTAGAAACAGGGGGAAGGTGGGATTCGTGCTGGCGGCGCCGCTGGTGCTGCTGCTGCTGGTGAGTTATCCGACGGTGGGCGAGAACACCACCGCCGGCATCGCCCTCAATGTGGCCGGCTGGCTGGTCTTTGGCCTCTACGTCACCTTCCGTCTCTGGGCGACGCTGTTCATCGGCTCGCGCAAGGATACCGAGCTGCAGTCGGAGGGGCCGTACTCGATCACCAGAAACCCGTTGTACTTCGGCACCTTTTGCTTTGCCCTCTCTACCGTGCTATTATTGAAAAGCCTTACCCTGGCGTTCGTTGTGCTGGTCGGCTTCTTTTTCTACTCCCGTTTCGTCGTCCGGGCCGAAGAGCGGTTCCTGGCCGGCAAGTTCGGCGAGCAGTTCGCCCGTTACTGCCACGGGACGCCGCGCTTCGTCCCCGCACTTTCCCGCTTTCGTTCGCCGGAGACGGTGACGGTCAGCCTGCGCGCCTGCCGGGCCGAGGCGAAGCGGCTCTGGACCGCCTTCCTCTTTCCCGTTGCCGTGGAGATCATGCTGCAGTTGCGGATGTCCGCCCACTGGCCCCACTGGTTCCGGCTGCCGTAGGCGGCAATCTCCCGATAAGGAACGGCATGCGCATTTTACTCGTAGAAGACGATCCGATGCTCGGCGACGCCCTGCGCCACTCGCTCCGCCAGGAGGGGTTCACCACCGACTGGGCGCGTGACGCCGAAGAGGCCGAACTGGCGCTCGCCACCGGCGAGTACGGACTTCTCCTCCTCGACCTTGGCCTCCCCGGCAAGGGGGGGCTCGAACTGCTGGCGGAGTTGCGGAAAAAAGAGAGCCCGCTGCCGGTGATCATCCTTACTGCCCGGGACGCCGTCGCCGACCGGATCAGGGGGCTCGACGGCGGCGCCGACGACTACCTGGTGAAACCGTTCGATGCCGACGAGTTGGCGGCCCGGATTCGGGCGCTGCAGCGGCGGCAGGCGGGGCGCGCCGCGCCGCTTGTCAGCCACGGTCCGCTGCTGCTCAATCCCGCCACCCGCGAGCTCTTCTGCGACGGCGAGCGGGTGACCCTCTCCGCCCGGGAGTATGTCATCCTGGCCGCCCTCATGGAGCGCCCCGGGGCACTTCTTTCCCGGACCGCCCTGGAAGAGCGCCTTTACGGCTGGGGCGAGGAGGTGGAGAGCAACGCCGTGGAGGTCCACATCCATAACCTGCGGAAGAAGATCGGCGCCGGGCAGATCCGCACCGTCCGCGGCGTCGGCTACATGCTGGCGGGTGCGCCGTGACCTCAATCAACCGCCGGCTCCTGGTCCTGCTGCTCGGCGGCCTGCTGGTCGCCGGTCTGCTGGCCGGCGCCGCCACCTATCTCAAGGCCCGGGAAGAGCTGGACGAGCTGTTCGATTACCAGCTCGAACAGGTAGCCCGGGCGTTCTCCCGCCAGGAAAGCATCGCGCCGCTCCCCTCCTCCGGCATCAACTACGAAGAGGAGTCCGAGATCGCGGTGCAGGTCTGGAAGGGGGGGACCCAGCTGTTCTCCTCCCATCGGGGGCGGACCATCCCCCCCCAGCCGCCGGGGATCAAGACCGTCTATTTCCGGCATCATCACTGGCGGGTCTTCGTCCTCCGCGATGCCGGCCGCGACATCCAGGTGTCCCAGCCGATCGAGGCGCGGCGGGAACTGAGCGTTATCTTCGCCGCCCGGACCATCGTCCCGCTGCTGTTGACCGTCCCCGTGCTGGCTCTGCTGATCTGGCTGGCGGTCCGCTATGCCCTCCGGCCACTGACCGGGATTGCCGACGAACTGGGCCGGCGCTCGGCCGCCTCCCTCGACCCGCTCCCCGACCGCGAGCTGCCCGACGAGATCCGCCCGCTGGTAGAGCGGCTCAATGACCTTTTGCAGCGCCTTACCCACGCCTTCGACGCCCAGCAGCGCTTTGTCGCCGACGCCGCCCACGAGCTGCGCACGCCGCTGACTGCCGTCGGCCTGCAGCTGCGGGTCCTGGAGCGGAGCGCCGGCGAGGCGGAACGGCAGGAAGCCCTGGCCCGGCTGAAGGAAGGGGTCGACCGGGCGGCCCGGCTGGTCGGCCAGCTGCTCGCCCTGGCCCGGCTTGGCCCCGAGGCGCCTTCGGCCGTTGCGCCGGTCGACCTGGCCGGACTGGTCGGCGAGGTGGTCGCCGAGCGGGCGCGCCTCGCCCTGGAAAAAGGGGTCGACCTGGGGATTACCGCCAGCGAGTCGCTGACCGTCACCGGCGAAGAGGAGGCGCTCCGGGCGCTGGTCGGCAACCTGGTCGACAATGCAGTCCGCCATACCCCGCCCGGGGGGACGGTGGACGTGGCGGTGCGCCGGGCCGGAAACGAGGCGGTCATCCAGGTAACCGATACTGGTCCCGGGATTCCGCCGGCCGAGCGGGAGCGGGTGTTCGACCGCTTTTACCGGCGCGGGAAGGACGGGACCGGCAGCGGCCTCGGCCTGGCGATCGTCAAGTCGGCTGTCGAACGGCACGGCGGCAGCATCCGCCTCGATGCCGGGGCGGCCGGCCACGGCCTGCAGGTGACGGTCGAATTCCCCCTGGCCGCCGCGGCGCCGGCTGAGCACTAGCCCGGCGAGGCGGCGGGAGGCGCTATGGGGACGATAAACGAGCTGCTGGTGAACATCGAACAGTATCGCCTCCTCGGCTACGCGGCGGTATTCCTCCTCTCCTTTCTCGAATCGCTCGCATTTGTCGGCACGGTGGTCCCCGGGGCGCTCTTCGTCGTTTTTGCCGGCTCGCTGGCGGCCAAGGGTTTCTTCGATCTCGGCGACCTGTTCTGGTTCGCCGCCGCCGGAGCCATCCTGGGGGACGGCGTCAGTTTCCGCCTTGGTCGGCGGAGCACCATCTACTTCAGCGAGACGAACCGGCTCTTCAAACCGAGCCGCTTGGCGCGGGGACAGGAGTTCTTCGCCCGCTACGGCGGTGCCAGCGTGCTGTTCGGCCGGTTCAACGGCCTGATCCGGGCCGTCGTACCGTTTGTCGCCGGCGTGGCCGGGATGGCGGCCGGCCGGTTTTACCTCTGGAACGTCAGTGGGGCCGTCGCCTGGGCTGCGTCGCATCTGGTGGCCGGTTACCTGCTCGGGACGGCCTGGCGGACCGTCGAGGTCTGGACCACCCGCTTCGGCGCCCTCCTGGCGGCGCTAGTGCTCGTGATACTCGGCGTCTACCTGCTGAAGCGCTTTTTCGTGCGCCGGGGCCGGCTGCTCCTCGCCTTTGCCGGTTCGTTGCTCGGCTCCGTCGGCGAGGCGATTATTACCAATCCGGACGTGCGCACGTTCGTCGCCGCCCATCCCCGGCTCTGTGCCTTCCTGGCCCAGCGGTTCGACCGGCAGCGCTTTGCCGGCCTCCCCCTCACCCTGCTCGGCGTCTCCTTCCTTTATGTCCTGCTGCTCCTTGGCGGGGTCATCGAAGACCTGCTGGCCAGCGATCCGATCGTCGCCGTGGACACCCGGCTCGACAATCTCCTCTTCGCCTTCCGCGAGCCGACGATGGTCAAGCTGTTCCTCTGGGTGAGCCAGCTGGGCCGGGGGACCATCGTCGTGGCGGTGGCGCTGACGGTCTGCGGCATCCTGGCGCTCTGGCGGCGCCAGCGTTACATCCTGCCGTTTCTGGTGACTCTCGGTGGCAGCACTGCCACGGCGCTGCTCGGCAAGGTCGCCTTCCAGCGCCCCCGGCCGGCGGGGGTTGCCGTCTACCGTGAATGGTCCTACTCCTTCCCGAGCGGGCATGCCGTCATTGCCACCGCCCTCTATGGCTTCGTCGTCTACCTGCTCTGGCGGCGGACGGCGCAGTGGGGACAACGACTCAACATCTTCTTCGCCGGTCTCGTGCTGATGCTGGCGCTCGGTTTCAGTCGGCTCTACCTGGGGGTTCACTTCCTGAGCGACGTGCTGGGGGGATACCTGCTTGGGCTGCTCTGGTTGATTATTGGCGTCTCGTTTGCCGAGTGGCGCCGCGCCGAATGGGGGCCGGTCTCCGCCGCCGTTCCGTTCCGCTCGCGGGCGGCGGGCGCCGTACTGTTAGTCGGGCTGCTGGCGTTCTTCATCCGGACCGGCATGCGTGCCCTGCCGGCAATCCTTCCCGCCAACGGCGCCGCAGCCGCCACGGTTACCGTCCCGGCGGCGGCGATCGCCGAAGGCCTCAGCCGCAATCGGCTGCCGCCTTACACCGAGAGCATTGCCGGGGACAAACAACAACCGCTCAGCCTTGTCGTCGCTGCCGGCAACGAAGGGGCGCTGACGGCGGCGCTCCGGAGCGGCGGCTGGTTGCCGGTCGAGCCGGTCTCGTTCACCACCGTGGCCCGGGCGGCCTGGCAGGCGCTTGGCGGCGGTTTTCCCCCGGTCGCTCCCGTTGCGCCGGCTTTCTGGGCCGGCCGGCCGAACGACTTCGGCTTTGCCCGCCCGCTGGCGCTCGCCGGGGGAAAGCCGGGGCGCGAGGAGGCGCGGTTCTGGCGGACTCCCCTCCGGACGAATGGCGCGGCGGTCTACGTGGGGGTGGCGGAGCGGATCGTTGGCTACGAGTGGGGGCTGTTCCCGCGCCTGGGGGCTGACCTCGACCGGGCCCGGGACGATCTGGTCCGGAGCCTGGCCGGCTCCGGAGTGGTGGCTGTCTCCCGCAAGATCGCCCTGTCGCCGCCGATGACGGGGGAGACGCTGGCCGGCACCCCGTTTTTCAGCGACGGTGCGGCCTGGTTCGTCGAGATCCGGCCGTA contains:
- a CDS encoding DUF1269 domain-containing protein — translated: MSELIVAGFKGEFAAEEVLLNLFKLEQVHLVDLEDAAVAARKPDGTVRIRHSNVLVGADASVGSEVGLLIGTLLLNPLMCTLIGGLVGAAMGGATRTLEHIGVQEEFINDIAETLKPNSSALFILIRRSLPDKVIEELARFKGKIVRTSLSPKKEAELKNILLENVSLKKGPVPPSS
- a CDS encoding response regulator; this encodes MRILLVEDDPMLGDALRHSLRQEGFTTDWARDAEEAELALATGEYGLLLLDLGLPGKGGLELLAELRKKESPLPVIILTARDAVADRIRGLDGGADDYLVKPFDADELAARIRALQRRQAGRAAPLVSHGPLLLNPATRELFCDGERVTLSAREYVILAALMERPGALLSRTALEERLYGWGEEVESNAVEVHIHNLRKKIGAGQIRTVRGVGYMLAGAP
- a CDS encoding sensor histidine kinase, which gives rise to MTSINRRLLVLLLGGLLVAGLLAGAATYLKAREELDELFDYQLEQVARAFSRQESIAPLPSSGINYEEESEIAVQVWKGGTQLFSSHRGRTIPPQPPGIKTVYFRHHHWRVFVLRDAGRDIQVSQPIEARRELSVIFAARTIVPLLLTVPVLALLIWLAVRYALRPLTGIADELGRRSAASLDPLPDRELPDEIRPLVERLNDLLQRLTHAFDAQQRFVADAAHELRTPLTAVGLQLRVLERSAGEAERQEALARLKEGVDRAARLVGQLLALARLGPEAPSAVAPVDLAGLVGEVVAERARLALEKGVDLGITASESLTVTGEEEALRALVGNLVDNAVRHTPPGGTVDVAVRRAGNEAVIQVTDTGPGIPPAERERVFDRFYRRGKDGTGSGLGLAIVKSAVERHGGSIRLDAGAAGHGLQVTVEFPLAAAAPAEH
- a CDS encoding bifunctional DedA family/phosphatase PAP2 family protein → MGTINELLVNIEQYRLLGYAAVFLLSFLESLAFVGTVVPGALFVVFAGSLAAKGFFDLGDLFWFAAAGAILGDGVSFRLGRRSTIYFSETNRLFKPSRLARGQEFFARYGGASVLFGRFNGLIRAVVPFVAGVAGMAAGRFYLWNVSGAVAWAASHLVAGYLLGTAWRTVEVWTTRFGALLAALVLVILGVYLLKRFFVRRGRLLLAFAGSLLGSVGEAIITNPDVRTFVAAHPRLCAFLAQRFDRQRFAGLPLTLLGVSFLYVLLLLGGVIEDLLASDPIVAVDTRLDNLLFAFREPTMVKLFLWVSQLGRGTIVVAVALTVCGILALWRRQRYILPFLVTLGGSTATALLGKVAFQRPRPAGVAVYREWSYSFPSGHAVIATALYGFVVYLLWRRTAQWGQRLNIFFAGLVLMLALGFSRLYLGVHFLSDVLGGYLLGLLWLIIGVSFAEWRRAEWGPVSAAVPFRSRAAGAVLLVGLLAFFIRTGMRALPAILPANGAAAATVTVPAAAIAEGLSRNRLPPYTESIAGDKQQPLSLVVAAGNEGALTAALRSGGWLPVEPVSFTTVARAAWQALGGGFPPVAPVAPAFWAGRPNDFGFARPLALAGGKPGREEARFWRTPLRTNGAAVYVGVAERIVGYEWGLFPRLGADLDRARDDLVRSLAGSGVVAVSRKIALSPPMTGETLAGTPFFSDGAAWFVEIRP
- a CDS encoding metallophosphoesterase family protein — encoded protein: MMTSRPATAKALVAALTLAGLSLAGCGSSDSSTATTPATTQFVFTSDAHYGIKRPAFNGYSSGFQVNGAMIGAMNTMSDVTFPCTDGGVSACQQVGPVDFVVEGGDIANRSEGATNHQTAAVSWAQFKADYIDGLTLKNKNGQQSPLFIVPGNHDVSNAIGFYKAPLDTAAGLDATSYVQIYNLMMKPASELTNAAFAGATPSFATAAASYAQDRIFYSKDINGVHFIFITMWPDSTARAWMDSDLARVGADTPVVLFTHDQPDIETKHLTNPNGSHDINATDQFENLVTDQSQDTDTNGNMTVDAPSTTEQRALVAWLKTHRNIVAYFHGNDHINGAFTYTGPDNDIALKVFSVDSPMKGTVSKTDPSQLIYKVVSVDAAAKKMTVRDYLWNMKRWGASTTIDLTPRSN
- a CDS encoding metalloregulator ArsR/SmtB family transcription factor, with the translated sequence MNPEQGIAIMKALADQSRLAIVKSLLERSQYVEELARRHALAPSTVSFHLRKLEQAGLIRSRKEQYYVIVEANEAIFDTTLREIVAALPGGDELQDGRMAEYRRKVLESFFRHGRLEKLPTQQKKRLIVLEQFARNFEPGRRYSEAEVTGLIMPLFDDYCTIRRLLVDEGMIRRDGSAYWRESASGDRAEPAALPPQRQKGAAAMGKESKRTEIKRVYKQNRPEMGIYQLRNRANGKIFVESSPNLEGTRNSRLFQLRMGTAVFNRELQEDVRRDGADSFEFSVLEVLEKPAAGEDPERLLAALELQWLEKLQPFDERGYNNARKYQRDRERLRTRNGEN
- a CDS encoding GSU3473 family protein; the protein is MFINVIYTDKTVGKVPTEQLEQLIQAGRICAFRRESGWVDVSQDRIRGRGTVAGYRGPERRRAPDAPAPVTGAAGR
- a CDS encoding methyltransferase family protein codes for the protein MKSIGESFAFRNRGKVGFVLAAPLVLLLLVSYPTVGENTTAGIALNVAGWLVFGLYVTFRLWATLFIGSRKDTELQSEGPYSITRNPLYFGTFCFALSTVLLLKSLTLAFVVLVGFFFYSRFVVRAEERFLAGKFGEQFARYCHGTPRFVPALSRFRSPETVTVSLRACRAEAKRLWTAFLFPVAVEIMLQLRMSAHWPHWFRLP